The DNA region TCTTGTGCTCATTGCCACCGGCCTGAGCATGCAGTATTCCAGCCCCGATGCGCCTTTGATTCGTTTCGATCTGGCAGTGCGCCTGCACAATATTGCCGGTGTAATTGTATCGCTTAATTACCTGATTTTCATTGCCGGAAATCTGGCAACAGGCAACGGACGACACTACCGCATTGTATTTGAAGGTTATACGAGGCGAATCATGCAGCAGGTGGACTATTACGTGCGTGGGCATTTCAAGGGCGAGAAAGCCCCGTTTCCGGTGACTGCCAACCGCAAGTTCAACCCCCTGCAGCAGGCCACTTATGTGGGCACCATGTACCTGCTGCTGCCCCTGATCATCATCACCGGGCTTGCCCTGCTTTTTCCCGAAACTATCGCCAATCGCGTGGGCAACCTGAGTGGTATTTACCTCACTGCCCTGCTGCATTCGGCTGTGGGCTTTCTGCTTTCGCTCTTTATGGTCATCCATATTTACTTTTCCACCATGGGTGCAACCCCTACAAGCAATTTTAAGAGTATGGCCACCGGTTGGCACGAACCCCATTAATCAAAAGGCCAAGTGCCTATCTTTGCTGCACTTTATCAATACCAAACAGACATGAAACAACTGATTATTCTGCTCTTTTCTGCCCTGATCCTTTCTGCGTGCGGCAATCAGCAACCCAAGGTGGAATATGCCCTCGATCCGAACAATACTGCCATCACCGTGAAAGAGGTCAGGCAAACGCCCATGTACACCTATATTCTCGGAAAGATTGACAGCAAAGACACCTGGATTGCTGTTTCGGCCGATGAGGTGGAAACCGGCAAGACTTACTATTTCTCGGAAATGATGGAAATGACCAATTTCCACAGTAAGGAACTTAATATGGATTTCGACCGCATTTTGTTTGTCGGCAACCTGAGTACGATGCCCATTCCGGCCACAGCCATGTTGCAACAGCCTCAGGCACAGCCCCAGCAAAGTGCCGGCGCCCCACACCTTGCGCGTCAGGAAGTCAATATCAGGCCTGTGGAAGGCAGCATCACCCTGGAAGAACTCTGGCAAAAAAGAGCGCAGCTCGCTGGTAAGACAGTAAAAATCACCGGACAGGTGGCCAAATACAATCCTGCCATCATGGGGACCAACTGGATCCACATTCAGGATGGCACCGGAAGCGAGGAGTTTTTCGACCTGACCGTGACCAGCATGGACATGGCCACGGTGGGCGATGTGGTGGTAGTGGAAGGCACGGTAGTGCTCAACAAAGACCTGGGTTCGGGCTATTTTTATGACATCCTGCTTGAGAATGCGAAGGTTACCCGTTTAAGCATTCAGTAGCACGTTATTTCCGGCCGAAATCGGCTGGTATCTGACCCCATCGGGCAGTGTCCCATTTGCGCAATGGCACCTCGATGGGGTTTTCTTTTAACCACTTTTCCGCCCGTTCAACCACCGCATAAAGCTGCTCCGTATCCTGATTGCGCGGCAGCTTACTCTTGGCTTTGCCTTGCTGTACCCATCTGAGTGCCAGTTCCGAGTCGGAATACACCGGAAGCCTGAGCCGATTTTTCTTTTGCCAGGCCAGGGCATGCACAATGGCTAAAAATTCCCCGATGTTGTTTGTGCCGACCTCCCAGACCGGGCTGCGGAAAATTTCGGTGCCGGTTCCGGCATATACCCCTTTGTACTCCATCCGGCCGGGATTGCCCGCACAGGCGGCATCCACGCAAATGGCATTGGCCTCGGGTTCCTCGGCCGAAAACAGCTCAATTGAGCCGGTTTTAACTTTGGTCGGTGCGAGTTTCAGGCCCTCCTCCGGACCAGCCGCAAATGCCTGGCGGGCAAGCTCGAGTGTTGGAAAAGCCTTGTACCTGGCGCCCGCGTAGCCATGCACCTGCTCGCGACAGGCATGCCAGTTTTTGTAGATGCCCGGTTGAAACCCCGACCAGACTACATAAAACTTCGGCTGCTCTTTTTTGCTCGACATGGCACAAAGATAAGACACCTCACGGGCCAGGGCAAATTGTATAATTCTCTGATGTTGACCAACAAACGGGTTTCAAAATGATTTGCTTTGGACAGATGTGTGCATCAAAGCTGAAAAACCAGCTGCACAAAGTGTTCCATGCGATGAAAATCTATGGCACCAGTGGGCTGCCATGCCTGGTAGGAAAAGGGCAGCAAACCGGCGTCGATTCTGAAAAAATTGGCCCGCCAACCGGAAGCCATACTGCCATCGGACGACAGAAGATTTTTTATTGGAATAGCCATTTCGGCTATCCATTGCCTGCACTGACCTTTGGCATTGAGGGTGCCATCTATCCAGACACGTGTCTCAATACCCGGACAATTCCAGCTTTTATCGCCTTCGTATCTGCGGCTTGCACCCGGAGCACCATCGTTGAACACCTTAAGCTGGGTGAGGGTATTGAGCGGATTCAGGTCGATTTCGTAGTAAATGTTGGATTGATCAGGTGGCTGCAGAAACACCTCTGCTGCTTCTTCCTCCCAGACAGGTGAGCCGGCACGGGTATGGGTGGCATACACTGAGGTGCTTTGGCATTCGAATCGCACACAAAAAATATCGCCTGCCATGCCAAGCCTGACAGTGGTGGGATGAACCGGCTTGCTGCCATCAGTTACCTCGCTCAGCTGAAGCTGGAATGCAGCTTGCCAGCGACGTGCGTTTCGTTTGATGTCATAGAAGAAAGGATGACCGCTGAGTTGTGGGATAATCATAGGCTGAAGCATGCCATGAAAACAAATGAAACTGCTGGCCAGAAGCCGGCAGTCAGTTAACCAAGATTCACTATCAATTACCTATTTATCAACAGTTTGCTTGTTGAGACACTGCCCTCGGCCTGCACATGTACCATATACACACCTGGTTTGAGGCTGGTGGTGTTGATTTGCACATTTGCGGAGGCAGGCTGCAGTTCGAGGTGCAGCCGGCCAGCCAGGTCGAGAATCTGAATGTGGTTGATATGCTTATCCGAGCTGATGGTAAGCTGCGTATTTGCAGGATTTGGAAACATTTTGAAGCTCATTCCATCCGCACGGTTTTCCGCAAGACCAACCGGGAAATTGCCGACTTTTTGCACGATGAATCCGTTTGCGGCGGCATAGGCCATCATCCAGATATTGCCCCCCTCGTCAGCCAATACATCGAGACCAACCGACGCATTGCCATTGGCATTGTCGCCCAGGTTGACCTCATGTACCACACGATCGGCAAAGGGCACATCCATCATGGTTTGCACAGCAGCTACGGTATTTGGAGCCTGACTGATGTCGAGCACATAGAGCTTGTTTTCGGCAGGCGTGTCTTTGATGTGGATGTAGGCCAGATAACGTTTACCGTTATAGTAGAAGATATGAGGGTACATGCTCCAGTAGGGGAAATAACCGGCTTCCAGGGTAGCCTGAATCTGCAGGTTGGCGTCAACGAGCACCAGGCCAAACTGCGATCCGCTTGCAAGATACAGGTCTTCATTCATAACTTTAGTCACACGGCCAAAGTTGACCCCAGGAACGTCGGGTACAGCAACCTCAGTAAAAGTGCTGCTGATGTTTCCATTGGTGATATCCCAGATGTAGAAGTTGGTGGTGCCATGTCCGCTGGCAATGAGCTGAGCTTGCTGTGCAGGATTGCCCAGCACTGTGAAGGCGTCACCCAGACGGGCCGGAGCATTGGGCAGGCTCAGGAAAACAGAGGGTGCTGCAGAAAGGTCGTCCCATTTGTACACTTTAAACTCGCCGCCTGAAAAGGTCATATTCGACACAAACAGGCTATTGCCGGCCCAGGAAGCATCGGAAAGCGTAAATGTGCCGCCAGCAACACCGGTCAGGTTCAACTCGCCCGGGTCGGCATTCGGATTGCCAATGTCCCAGTGATACACATGGTTACCATCCTGACGCGAGGCAACAAACACTTTCTGACCGTTGAAGGTGGCACCACGATTTGCTCCGGCATTGTTGATGATGGCCGGAAGGTTGCCGCCAGCCTTGGTCTTATCCATGATGGTGGTCACCGGACCAAATGTGGATCCCTGGTTATTGCCCACTTTCATTGCCACAAAGCCATTGGCAGCAGCATAAGCCATCATAAGGATATTGCCATTTGCATCCGGAAATACATCCAGGCCTACGGAGGCATTGCCGTTGCCATTACCACCAAGATCAAGTTCATACACCACCCTGTTGGCAAAGGGCACGCTCATCATGGTTTGCACTGCTTCGAGGGTGGTAGGCGCTTCACTGATGTCGAGCACATAGAGCTTGTTTTCGGCAGGAGCATCTTTCACGTGGATGTAGGCCAGATAGCGTTTGGCATTGTAATAGAAAATATAGGGATACATGCTCCAGTAGGGGAAGTAACCGGCCTGAACCGAAGCCAGGGTATCCATTTGCGGACTAAGCAGTTGCAGGCCAAACTGAGAACCGCTGGCCAGGTAAAGTTCTTCGTTCATCACTTTGGTAATGCGGCCAAAGTTGGCACCCATGATGTTGGGGAAGTTGTAAACCGTGGGATCAGGATTTGGGATAACGCCACCAGCAATGTTCCACACATAAAAATTTTTGGTGCCATGGCCGCTGGCAATGAGCAGGGCATTGGTTTCAGGATTGCCGATGATGGAAATGGCATCGCCAAGGCGGGCTGGGGCATTGGGATAGCTCAGCAACACAGCAGGCTGGGCAGTCAGGCTGTTCCAGTGGTAAACCTTGAACTCACCACCGGCAAAGGTCATATTGGAAACAAACACATGGTTGCCCACTGCCACAAGGTCGCTCAGGGTGAAGGTACCCCCACCCACACCTGTGAGGTCGAGTTCGGATGGGGCAGCAGGATTGTCGATGTCCCAGTAATAAACATGGTTACCATCCTGACGGGATGCCACAAACACATATTGGCCGTTGAATCCGGCTCCACGGTTATTGGCATTACTGTTGATCATGGGCGGGAGGTTTCCGGTGGCAGCAGATTTGTCGATGAGTATGTTCACCGGCTCAAAACCCGTCTGTGCAAATGCCGTTGCCCCCAGTAAAATGCCAAGTGCAACTGTCCAAAGCGATTTGAGCGTAAAGTTTTTCATCTTTTCAAATTTTTTTGGTTAGGAGATTTTTCAAAAACATATAAAACACCTCTCAATATTATTAAATAATTTAAAATATAAACTTAGCTTTTCATATTTTTTTCAATTATGAGAGCAAAATTTGCAAAAGTGCGGCCCAGTTGCGGTAGGCCTCGGGGGTGAGGTGCAGGCCGTCGTTTGTGAAGCGATGTTGCAGCCGGCCGTCATGGCCAGTAAAAAAGGGGAAGAGATGCCAGTAGTCCACATCCAGGTCGATGGCCAGGGTGTGCAAGAGCTGGTTGTATTGCCGGATGAGGCTGTTGGGCCGGGGCGGATTGTGGAGGGTGGGAAAGAGTGAGGTAAGCAGGATGCGGGCCTCCGGAGCATGTTTCCGGATGCGGTGCACAATGCGGGTGGTATTGCTCAGGATGGATGCCAGGGGGATGTTGCGGGCAAGATCGTTGGTGCCCACGCAGAGGAACACATGTGTGGGGTTTGATGAAAACCAGTCGTCGCGTATTGCGTCGAACAATTCGCCGGAGCTCAGGCCCGAAATGCCATGATTGACGGCATTCATGCCCGGTAAGAAGGCTGCCAGGTCGAACCCTTCGGTGATGGAGTCGCCCAGAAAAAGCAGACGCTTTTCGTTGTGTTGCATAACTTTCGTTAAGATTTTTGCGATTAGCCCAGCACTACCTCCACCTCTATCCGTTCGCCGAGGTAATCCGAAGGGAGAATCCAGCTTCCGGGTTCAGCTTCAGCTCCGTTGATGCGCAGGTGTTTCACTCCCTTTCCACGTCTTTCAGGATTGAGGACATGTACGGCAATGGTTTTGCCCATGTACTTTCTGTTGATTTTTATTTCATTCCAGTCGGCCGGGATATTGGGGTTCACGGTGATGCCACGCAGCGAGGTGCGCAAGCCCAGGATGTGGTCGAGGCCGATGCGGTACATCCATACGGAAGTGCCTGTGAGCCAGGAGTGTGAGGCTTGCCCTTCGGTTTCGTGCTCACGGCTGGTGACATATTCCGAGAACACATAAGGTTCGGTTTCGTAGCGGTCGATCCCCACCGCAGCCGAGGAGTTCACAGGGAGCATTTTTCGGTAAATACGCAGCGCTTCGTCGGTTTTGCCATGCATAAGGGCGGCAAGCACAAACCAGGAGGAGGCATGGTTGAATACTGCTCCGTTTTCCTTTTTACCCGGCACGCAGCGCGAGATGAGTCCGATATCGTCTTCTACTTCACGATAGGCTGGCCACACAAGCTGCATTCCGGTTTTATTTTCCAGGTGCCGGAGGCAGCTGTTGAGCGCCTGTTCGGCCCTTTCGCGCGGGGCCACGCCCGATAGCACCGCCCACGACTGGCTGTTGAGAAAGAGTTTGCCTTGTTGCATGGTTGCCGAACCAACCACCTTGCCATTATCGCGGAAAGCACGCACGTACCATTCACCATCCCAGGCAATTTCGTTGACTACCGACGCAATGCGGTCATAGGCCGACTTCCATCGGGTATATACGTCCTTGAGCCCCAGGTGGTTAATTAATTCAAAGGTCTTTTCGAGGGCATAACACAAAAAGAAAGCGCCCCAAATGGTTTCGCCCTTGCCCTGTGGGCCGATGTGGTCGAGGGTGTCGTTCCAGTCGCCTTTTCTGATCCTGGGCAGGCCGCGTTCGGTGCATTCGCTGATGGCAAAATCGAGCGAGCGGATCATGTGCTCAAGCACGGTAGCTTCGCCTTCGTCGTAAAAGGGTACCACTTCGTCGAGTATGCTGAAATCGTGGGTTTCGTTGAGGTATTCGACCAGCCCGAACGATATCCACAAAGGTGTATCGCTGTGGTGGGTGCGCTCGCCATGGTTGGTCAGCTTGAAGAAGTTGTGCAGTGTGGAACCATCTTTGAACTGAAATTGCATGGCATTAAGCATGCGCTGGCGCACCCTGGCGGGTTCGACAATCACCATGCCCAGAATGTCCTGAAACTGATCGCGCATGCCGGTGCCAAAGAGCAGTCCACCGTGGTAATATCCGGAGTTTCGGGCCATGTCGAAGGTGACGGCGCTTTGGTATTGGTTCCAAACATTGAGCATCAGGTTGACGCTGTCGTCGGGGGTTTGCACCTGCACATGGCCAAGGTAGTTGTCCCAGTATTTGCGGACTGCATCAAACTGTTGTTCAACAAAATGCATGTCGCGGAATTGTTCGAGCTGAAGTGTGCGATACGGCTCCGGGTCGTCTTTTGAGGCCACCCCGAGCAGCACTGCAAAGGAGAAAGACGAATCCGGATCGAGCTGCAGGCGGGATTGAAGGGCCACAACGGGGTCGCCGGCAGTAATCTCGGTATCGAAACAGCTGCCGCGCTCGACGGCTATGGGGTTGGCCTCGGAGCGCCAGCGACCTGTGAAGGTATCGAGGCTGCCATCAAAACTCTCTACAGGCAGGCTGAGGCTGAAATAGACTTTGTAGCGCCAGTCGATATTGGGCTGTTCCACGGTAGCGGCTTTTTTGTTGAGCACCCAATAACGGCGGGTAGCCTCAAGGGTTTGCTTTTCGCGGTTGAAGCGGATATCGGTGAAGTGCTTGTCGTTGGGCTGGTTGATGATATCGTTCAGTGCATTGCCCATCATAAGTTCCTGAAAAGCAAACACCTGGATGTTGCGTGGGCGGCCACTCAGGTTTTGCAGCTGCACGTACCATACCTCGGCCAGGGTGTTTCGGGGCACAAAATAGGTGAGGGTAGCCCGAATACCCTCGTATTCGGTAGTGATTCGGGTATACCCCTGACCGATGCGGGCTTCATAAAAGTCATACTTCCGATCGGTGGTGGGTGCCCAGCTCAGCGACCAGTATTCTCCGGTTTCGGCATCGCGCAGCAAGACATACCGGCCTGGGCGGTCCCAGGGCTGGCAGTTGTAACGCATACGGCTGATGCGGTTGTCGCGGGGGGTGTCAACAAACGAGAATCCTCCGCCACCATGCGAGACCAGCCCGGCATAACGTTCGTTCCACATGTAGTTGAACCACGGACGGGGTGTTTCGGGGTTCGTGATCACAAATTCCCGGTAGTCGTCAGTGAAATACCCGTATTGGTTTTTGAACTTCATGATATATGGTTTTTTTGATTGTTATTCTTTTTGGAATTCAATGCTGAAGCTGAGAATCTTACCCGGCCCTGCCTCAACAACAAAGCCGTTGTTTTCGATAGTGCAGGCTTCGCCTGTGAGCAATTCTTCCAGGTTGACCGGCAAAGCGCAGCAGATGGGCACCGCAAAGCTGACCTTACCCTTGACGGTTTGCCTTGTGGGATTGTACACACGCAGGATGGCCGTTTGGGCTTTCCCGTTTTCGGGTTTTTTGAGGGCGCTGAATACCAGTCCCTCGCCCTCGAGCTGCATCAGGCTGATTTGCGTGCCAAGCTCACCCTTCAGGGGACCGGTCTGTGCCAGACGCAAGGGGTAGTTGAAGGCAAAGGCTCGTTCGTAAAGCCTGCCTTCGGTCCAATCACCCATGTGGGGGCAGATGGCCAGGCGGTAAGCGGAGAAACCAAGCATCTGTGCGCCTTTTTCGTAGCTGTAGTCCTGCGGGGCCGAGGGGTTGATTTTGTATTCAAAAGTGCGCAGGAGGGTGATGGCCAGGGTTTTGGCTTCGTCGGGCAGCACTTCGTATTCCTTGAGGCCATCCACCAGCACAGCCAGGCCATGTTGCCCGTCGCTCACATCCACAAAATGATGCATGGGATAGTCGTACATAGGCTGTTCAATCCAGTCGGAGGTATCTGGGCGATGGAGGCTGCGGCAGGGCACATCGAATTGTCCCTCGCCCCAGGAATACTGTGCAGCCGTCAGGCCGGTGGGCAACATCAGGCGAAGGCGGTGGCTCTCGCTCTGGTTGTCGAGCTCAACGCGGATGTGCAGGTAAGGTTCGCCGGACGCGAGAGCCAGATATAAAGCAACCTTATTTTGCTTGTATTCAGGGGTTTGCTTGTCGCGATCGGCAAGGGTGGCAGGCAAATTCAAGGTATGTTCCACCTTCACTTCCTGCCAGATGGGGCCATTGTGCAGCAAGTCGAGGCAGGCCTGGCTGCCCAGGGTTTTATTTACCGGACCTACAGGCTTGTGCACCCACGCATGACCGGCTTCGCCCTCGTCTTCGAGCCAGCCAATATTTGCGTAAACCTTGCCACTGGGCTTGTGTGTAAGCTGAAAGCTGCCATCGGCTGCAAACTGCACTTTGAGTGTCTCGTTTTCGAGCAGGCCGTTCCAGGGATTTTGCTCCGACATGGCCGGGGGCTCTACAGGTACCACTGCGAGGGCTTTCATGCCAAACTGTGGTATCTTGCTGAGCTTCAGCTTGATTTCGTAGCGCATCATATCGAAAAACATGGGCCGGTTGATCATCTGCTCGAGCACAGGTTGATGGTGGAAACGCTTCACCAGTTGGTGGGGAATCTCGTTGCCGTTTTGGTCGAGGATGCGTATCCCGCCCTTGTCGAGGCGCACCGGCACATCCACAAAGGCGTCCACCACCTGGGTAGTTTCGTAGGCTGTGGTGTTGATGGCGGTGAGAAAGATATTTGTACTTGTGGCATCTGCCAGCTCCCGGGTATTGAGTTTGTTCACCAGATGTTTGACGGCACGTTCGAACACCCCTTTAGAAATTTCGGTGACCTGCTTGTAGCGGCACATCATGTCGGCATGGATGGCATCGAGCGAACATCCACCAATGCTGTCGTGGGCAGAGTTTTGCACCAGCATTTCCCAGGCGGTTTCGGGATAGAGGTCGTTAATGTCGCGCCCCATCATGGCCGAAAAGATGTTGAATGGTTCGGCATAATATTGCAGCCACCGCTCTGCATCGAAGTTGGTCTGCTTGAGATACATGCGTGCAGAGGTGGTATAACCAAAGAGGTTACCGCAGCGGTTGTTGTTCTGGCTGCTGCGCCGCTCGCCGGTGACCAGCTTCAGTTCGTCCACATTCACCGATTCGAACACCAGCTGCGCATATTCCTCAAGGGTGGAGTGGCGCAGGTCGAGCCAGGGCATTCTGGCCCTGATGTCGCGTATGATGTCCACCGTGAGCCTGTTGGGGCCGGAGGAATCGTGCCCTTCCATCCATATCTTGTGCGGGGTGGTGAAATCGTCGGCCTGGTCGGCGATGATTTTTTCCACCTGTGGCACGAGGGTTTCGGGATAGTATTCGGTATGGGGCGAGATGATAAAATAGTCTTCGCCCTGTTGCTGGCGGTCGGCAAAATGGAAAGGGGTGGTGCCTTTGTTCCAGTTATATTCCACATCGTAAAAGCCTTCGTTGTGCACGGCAGGGCGGTAGATGTAGAAATAGAAATTGTAGCGCGGCATGGTGCTGAAGCGCGACGAGATCATGCGGGTGCCATCGGCGCCTTCCCAGAGAAACTCGGCTTTTGGACTATCGAGGCTGTTGATGCCCCGATAAAACATTATCAGGTTGATATTGAACTGCTTGTATATCTGTGGTAGTTGAGAGATTTGTCCCCACGAAAAAGGCGAGTACCCGATTTTTGAAACCCCTCCGTGGGCGTTGCTTACCTTGTGGCCGATGAGCAGGTTGCGGATGAGGTTTTCGCCCCCTACCTGGAATTCTTCGGGCAGGATGTACCATGGGCCATGCAGCAGTCGGTTTTCGCGGGTAAGTTGTTCGATCAGGGCACGGCGGTGGGGTTTAATTTCGAGGTAATCTTTGAGCACAATGCTTTGGCTGTCGAGGTGGAAGGCCCGATATTCCGGTTCTGTTTCCAGGATGTGGAGTACGGCATCAATCATATCCACCAGCATTTGCCTGTTGCGCTGGAACGTAAACCGCCATTCGCGGTCCCAATGGGTGTTGGAGATGACGTGAAACACTTGTTTTTTCTGACTCATTGTATGCTTGCTGGGTTTTTGTGTTACAAATCGAGGAAAAGGTTGTGTTCGAGGATCACCTGCGGTATGCCACCAATGGCGATGTGGGTGGCTGCTTCAAAGTTGTGTCCTTTGGTTTGGGCAAAAGGAACAGCCACACAGCAGCCGATACCGGCAGCGCGGATGGCCACCGTGCCACTCTGGCTGTCCTCGAAGCCTACCACATTGTCGAAATCGGAGGGTAACAAACCTGCTTTGTGCAGGGCAATGCTGTAAAGGTCGCGGTGGGGTTTCAGGCGAATTTCGTTCGAGTCGGAAGCAGTCACAAAGGCGTCGTACCAATTGTGGTAATCGTCGCATGCCCGGCAAATGAAGGCTTTACGCTCAGCGCTAAGCGCACTTTGGCTGATGGTTTCGGCCAACACCTGCATCACCTCGCGGATCACAATGTCGGCCTCGTAGAAAATGGATGAGGTGACAAGTCCCAGCTTTGCAGGTTGGGCAGCAAAATATGCCCCTAGTGACTTGATTCGTTCAACAAACAGATCTTTTTGATTTTCAGAAACTTCTTTGTCTGTGCTTTTGCGATAATCGTCGAAAAGCACGTCCGCCAGCAGATGGGCTTCGTGGCCCAGCCAGCCTTTGAGCAGAGGCAAAAGGAAGGTGATGCCGGGCATAGGCGAGATCAGGTGGCCGCCTGCATGGGCATGACCAAAGACCATGCGCTTCACCTCGGCGGAATTTCCACTGC from Bacteroidota bacterium includes:
- a CDS encoding cytochrome b/b6 domain-containing protein → MSERLYLYPIWLRLWHALNAIMFLVLIATGLSMQYSSPDAPLIRFDLAVRLHNIAGVIVSLNYLIFIAGNLATGNGRHYRIVFEGYTRRIMQQVDYYVRGHFKGEKAPFPVTANRKFNPLQQATYVGTMYLLLPLIIITGLALLFPETIANRVGNLSGIYLTALLHSAVGFLLSLFMVIHIYFSTMGATPTSNFKSMATGWHEPH
- a CDS encoding SH3-like domain-containing protein is translated as MKQLIILLFSALILSACGNQQPKVEYALDPNNTAITVKEVRQTPMYTYILGKIDSKDTWIAVSADEVETGKTYYFSEMMEMTNFHSKELNMDFDRILFVGNLSTMPIPATAMLQQPQAQPQQSAGAPHLARQEVNIRPVEGSITLEELWQKRAQLAGKTVKITGQVAKYNPAIMGTNWIHIQDGTGSEEFFDLTVTSMDMATVGDVVVVEGTVVLNKDLGSGYFYDILLENAKVTRLSIQ
- a CDS encoding ribonuclease H family protein; translated protein: MSSKKEQPKFYVVWSGFQPGIYKNWHACREQVHGYAGARYKAFPTLELARQAFAAGPEEGLKLAPTKVKTGSIELFSAEEPEANAICVDAACAGNPGRMEYKGVYAGTGTEIFRSPVWEVGTNNIGEFLAIVHALAWQKKNRLRLPVYSDSELALRWVQQGKAKSKLPRNQDTEQLYAVVERAEKWLKENPIEVPLRKWDTARWGQIPADFGRK
- a CDS encoding carbohydrate-binding family 9-like protein — translated: MIIPQLSGHPFFYDIKRNARRWQAAFQLQLSEVTDGSKPVHPTTVRLGMAGDIFCVRFECQSTSVYATHTRAGSPVWEEEAAEVFLQPPDQSNIYYEIDLNPLNTLTQLKVFNDGAPGASRRYEGDKSWNCPGIETRVWIDGTLNAKGQCRQWIAEMAIPIKNLLSSDGSMASGWRANFFRIDAGLLPFSYQAWQPTGAIDFHRMEHFVQLVFQL
- a CDS encoding DUF4623 domain-containing protein — translated: MKNFTLKSLWTVALGILLGATAFAQTGFEPVNILIDKSAATGNLPPMINSNANNRGAGFNGQYVFVASRQDGNHVYYWDIDNPAAPSELDLTGVGGGTFTLSDLVAVGNHVFVSNMTFAGGEFKVYHWNSLTAQPAVLLSYPNAPARLGDAISIIGNPETNALLIASGHGTKNFYVWNIAGGVIPNPDPTVYNFPNIMGANFGRITKVMNEELYLASGSQFGLQLLSPQMDTLASVQAGYFPYWSMYPYIFYYNAKRYLAYIHVKDAPAENKLYVLDISEAPTTLEAVQTMMSVPFANRVVYELDLGGNGNGNASVGLDVFPDANGNILMMAYAAANGFVAMKVGNNQGSTFGPVTTIMDKTKAGGNLPAIINNAGANRGATFNGQKVFVASRQDGNHVYHWDIGNPNADPGELNLTGVAGGTFTLSDASWAGNSLFVSNMTFSGGEFKVYKWDDLSAAPSVFLSLPNAPARLGDAFTVLGNPAQQAQLIASGHGTTNFYIWDITNGNISSTFTEVAVPDVPGVNFGRVTKVMNEDLYLASGSQFGLVLVDANLQIQATLEAGYFPYWSMYPHIFYYNGKRYLAYIHIKDTPAENKLYVLDISQAPNTVAAVQTMMDVPFADRVVHEVNLGDNANGNASVGLDVLADEGGNIWMMAYAAANGFIVQKVGNFPVGLAENRADGMSFKMFPNPANTQLTISSDKHINHIQILDLAGRLHLELQPASANVQINTTSLKPGVYMVHVQAEGSVSTSKLLINR
- a CDS encoding glycosyl transferase family 36; the protein is MKFKNQYGYFTDDYREFVITNPETPRPWFNYMWNERYAGLVSHGGGGFSFVDTPRDNRISRMRYNCQPWDRPGRYVLLRDAETGEYWSLSWAPTTDRKYDFYEARIGQGYTRITTEYEGIRATLTYFVPRNTLAEVWYVQLQNLSGRPRNIQVFAFQELMMGNALNDIINQPNDKHFTDIRFNREKQTLEATRRYWVLNKKAATVEQPNIDWRYKVYFSLSLPVESFDGSLDTFTGRWRSEANPIAVERGSCFDTEITAGDPVVALQSRLQLDPDSSFSFAVLLGVASKDDPEPYRTLQLEQFRDMHFVEQQFDAVRKYWDNYLGHVQVQTPDDSVNLMLNVWNQYQSAVTFDMARNSGYYHGGLLFGTGMRDQFQDILGMVIVEPARVRQRMLNAMQFQFKDGSTLHNFFKLTNHGERTHHSDTPLWISFGLVEYLNETHDFSILDEVVPFYDEGEATVLEHMIRSLDFAISECTERGLPRIRKGDWNDTLDHIGPQGKGETIWGAFFLCYALEKTFELINHLGLKDVYTRWKSAYDRIASVVNEIAWDGEWYVRAFRDNGKVVGSATMQQGKLFLNSQSWAVLSGVAPRERAEQALNSCLRHLENKTGMQLVWPAYREVEDDIGLISRCVPGKKENGAVFNHASSWFVLAALMHGKTDEALRIYRKMLPVNSSAAVGIDRYETEPYVFSEYVTSREHETEGQASHSWLTGTSVWMYRIGLDHILGLRTSLRGITVNPNIPADWNEIKINRKYMGKTIAVHVLNPERRGKGVKHLRINGAEAEPGSWILPSDYLGERIEVEVVLG
- a CDS encoding HAD family phosphatase, which gives rise to MIVNHNTVMQSIAAHNGEFAEVRNPGYIYPPVEYYTLAPKIFRLKGLSAAMMDMDGTTTTTEVLCIHSLEYMVRRMSGLMDKSQWEGIDHHADLPFIIGNSTTRHVEYLLNKYQPLIDPAWVAKSFAEAAWWTLRHGRDAQRKSEVIQNLRKTGLGDLINAIAVADVPSDLSAKLLPLLQQGDFTLLVSLGIDIYYETYHRILALLSSGNSAEVKRMVFGHAHAGGHLISPMPGITFLLPLLKGWLGHEAHLLADVLFDDYRKSTDKEVSENQKDLFVERIKSLGAYFAAQPAKLGLVTSSIFYEADIVIREVMQVLAETISQSALSAERKAFICRACDDYHNWYDAFVTASDSNEIRLKPHRDLYSIALHKAGLLPSDFDNVVGFEDSQSGTVAIRAAGIGCCVAVPFAQTKGHNFEAATHIAIGGIPQVILEHNLFLDL